One stretch of Schlesneria sp. DSM 10557 DNA includes these proteins:
- a CDS encoding RNA polymerase sigma factor produces MVTSFPLLAGFYTGQRSVEQHESRIEIQRSVCFSLPAERSLSISGTFERLPMNQGETTVAVQRYLVELARLSGDAPADPIIRSLIDSSVSRLHLLCRSLLVRSYPRLTRPPMNLQTEELLSSVVDRLLKAMQEVRPTSVRQFFALANQHMRWELNDLARRLDDRSQALGLQDDFVMSPESSVSQLTPNARRMLEAIEVLPEDEREVFSLVRIQGMTHPEVAEILGTSTKTVQRRLNRSLILLYEKLGDLNPSAAPLGGS; encoded by the coding sequence ATGGTAACATCCTTTCCTCTGCTTGCTGGCTTCTACACGGGGCAGCGTTCCGTTGAGCAACATGAGAGCCGTATTGAGATTCAGCGATCCGTCTGCTTCTCACTTCCTGCCGAGCGGTCATTGTCAATTTCGGGGACATTCGAGCGTTTACCGATGAACCAAGGTGAAACCACTGTTGCTGTTCAGCGCTATCTGGTTGAATTGGCTCGACTCAGTGGTGATGCTCCGGCAGATCCGATCATTCGAAGTCTGATCGATAGTTCGGTCAGTCGTCTGCACTTGTTATGTCGTTCGCTGCTGGTTCGCAGTTACCCCCGATTGACCCGGCCGCCGATGAACCTGCAGACGGAAGAACTGCTGAGTTCCGTGGTTGATCGGTTGCTGAAAGCCATGCAGGAAGTGCGACCGACCTCCGTGCGACAGTTCTTCGCGCTGGCCAATCAGCACATGCGGTGGGAACTGAATGATCTGGCGCGAAGGCTCGACGATCGCTCACAAGCGCTGGGATTGCAAGACGATTTCGTCATGTCACCCGAATCGAGTGTCTCGCAGTTGACACCTAACGCCAGGCGGATGCTCGAAGCAATCGAAGTGCTTCCCGAGGACGAACGGGAAGTCTTCAGTCTGGTCCGAATTCAGGGAATGACGCACCCGGAAGTCGCTGAGATTCTGGGGACTTCCACCAAAACGGTGCAGCGCCGACTGAATCGCAGTTTGATCCTGCTTTACGAAAAACTGGGTGATTTGAATCCTTCGGCTGCACCGCTGGGTGGAAGCTGA
- a CDS encoding ankyrin repeat domain-containing protein, whose translation MDAKFLPAQAAIRADQPEELEQLIRADSTLATDRSLSAGDHPTLLCCLVLEMPARRELDRLIRLFSEQGAELTEALTAAASINNTTAITTLLDLGVPIAGDRSWSPLDEALYWGHADSVEFLVKHGAPIDNIRKYAALGHLDGIRRCFGDAGLIVETAGEVDWPFGNSIEPTIRSDPQQITNHALIYACAWGQLDSANELITHGAEINAIPAGFDFAGTPLHYAALNNRREMVEWLLSQGADPTIRDTKVQNTPDGWADYARHRQLAQLLHTARETWPTSHRNEMKFAP comes from the coding sequence ATGGATGCGAAGTTTCTGCCCGCACAAGCTGCGATTCGCGCCGACCAGCCAGAAGAGCTGGAACAGTTGATACGTGCCGATTCCACCCTGGCCACTGATCGATCGCTGAGTGCAGGAGATCATCCGACACTCTTATGTTGCCTTGTGCTGGAGATGCCGGCCCGCCGCGAGCTGGACCGTTTGATTCGTCTTTTTTCCGAACAGGGTGCGGAGCTGACCGAGGCATTGACTGCCGCGGCGAGCATCAACAATACGACGGCCATCACGACACTTCTGGACTTGGGGGTTCCCATCGCAGGGGATCGAAGCTGGTCTCCACTCGATGAGGCCCTTTACTGGGGTCATGCGGATTCTGTTGAGTTCCTTGTGAAACATGGTGCACCGATCGACAACATTCGCAAGTATGCCGCACTCGGACATCTCGACGGAATCCGACGCTGTTTCGGTGACGCGGGTCTGATCGTCGAGACAGCAGGCGAAGTCGACTGGCCGTTTGGAAATTCAATCGAACCCACGATCCGCAGCGATCCCCAACAGATCACCAACCACGCCTTGATCTACGCTTGCGCGTGGGGCCAGCTTGATTCAGCGAACGAACTCATCACTCATGGTGCAGAAATCAATGCGATTCCTGCCGGATTTGACTTCGCCGGGACGCCGCTGCACTACGCAGCGCTCAATAATCGTCGAGAAATGGTCGAATGGCTGCTCTCTCAAGGAGCCGATCCGACCATCCGCGACACGAAGGTCCAAAACACTCCCGATGGCTGGGCTGATTATGCCCGTCATCGACAACTTGCCCAGTTGCTCCATACTGCACGAGAAACCTGGCCGACCTCGCACAGAAATGAAATGAAATTCGCCCCATAG
- the ycaC gene encoding isochorismate family cysteine hydrolase YcaC yields the protein MPTNFQYRRLDKNDAAVLLVDHQSGLCNIVGDFSPDEFKNNVLALADAAKYFNLPTILTTSFEQGPNGPLVPELKALFPNAPYIARPGQINAWDNEEFVGAVKATGKKQLIIAGVVTEVCVAFPALSALEAGYEVFVVTDASGTFNLTTRNAAWSRMEAAGAQLMSWFGIACELHRDWRNDVDGLGTLFSNHLPAYRNLITSYNIRK from the coding sequence ATGCCCACGAACTTCCAATACCGTCGGCTCGATAAGAATGACGCTGCTGTGTTGCTCGTTGATCATCAGTCCGGCCTCTGCAATATCGTCGGCGATTTTTCTCCCGATGAGTTCAAGAACAACGTACTCGCTCTCGCAGATGCCGCGAAGTATTTCAATTTACCAACGATTCTGACGACAAGCTTTGAACAGGGGCCGAACGGTCCCCTCGTGCCCGAGTTGAAAGCGTTGTTTCCGAATGCTCCGTACATCGCCCGGCCCGGCCAGATCAATGCGTGGGACAATGAAGAGTTTGTTGGAGCCGTGAAAGCGACAGGGAAGAAGCAGCTCATTATTGCTGGCGTGGTGACGGAAGTTTGTGTCGCATTTCCCGCCTTGTCAGCGCTCGAAGCTGGATATGAGGTCTTTGTCGTGACGGACGCGTCAGGGACTTTCAATCTGACCACTCGGAATGCTGCCTGGTCACGAATGGAAGCAGCCGGAGCTCAATTGATGAGCTGGTTTGGAATCGCCTGTGAACTGCATCGGGACTGGCGCAACGACGTCGATGGACTGGGGACGTTGTTCTCGAATCATCTTCCCGCCTATCGAAACCTGATCACCAGTTACAATATTCGGAAGTAG
- a CDS encoding serine hydrolase domain-containing protein, protein MSRFVRLILILSSLNATALRAEEERPLLIPAQAGMSDEVLCEIDRLIADAISNEQLPGCVVLIGRSTGTVWLKAYGNKRIEPDSEVMTVETVFDLASLTKPLATATSIFKLAEMQKLIIDDPVVKYIPEFTGEGKNEITLRDMMVHRSGMIPDNALSDYLQGPQVARERLFALNPIAPNGTKFQYSDVNYQILGEVVARMSGDSLSDFARKHIYEPLKMNETGYLPPESLRARAAPTERRNGSWIQGEVHDPRAYRMDGVAGHAGLFSTARDLARFAQDALAGIQHDQSRILKQSSWLTMTAPHVIEGSDKNGQPTRDVRSPGWDIQSRYSSNRGQDLSARAFGHGGFTGTSLWIDPEQELFVIFLSNRLHPNGRGMVNPLVGRITDVAVKAVRQGPDR, encoded by the coding sequence ATGTCCAGGTTCGTGCGACTGATACTGATTTTAAGCTCGCTCAACGCCACCGCGCTTCGTGCCGAAGAGGAACGTCCTCTTCTGATTCCAGCCCAGGCTGGTATGAGCGACGAAGTTCTCTGCGAGATCGATCGACTCATCGCCGACGCGATCAGCAATGAACAGTTGCCGGGTTGTGTTGTGCTGATCGGCAGGTCCACAGGTACTGTCTGGCTCAAGGCGTATGGCAATAAGCGAATCGAACCTGACTCCGAAGTAATGACAGTCGAGACCGTCTTTGACCTGGCATCCCTGACCAAGCCACTGGCAACCGCGACGAGTATCTTCAAACTGGCAGAGATGCAAAAACTCATCATTGATGACCCCGTCGTGAAATACATTCCTGAATTTACAGGCGAAGGTAAGAACGAGATTACGCTCCGGGACATGATGGTCCATCGCAGCGGCATGATCCCCGACAATGCACTAAGCGACTATCTCCAGGGCCCGCAAGTTGCCAGAGAACGACTCTTTGCCTTGAACCCAATTGCCCCTAATGGAACAAAGTTCCAGTACTCGGACGTCAACTATCAAATTCTCGGCGAAGTCGTGGCCCGGATGTCAGGTGATTCGTTGTCGGACTTCGCGAGGAAGCACATCTATGAACCGCTCAAGATGAACGAGACCGGCTATCTACCGCCTGAGTCCCTGCGGGCTCGTGCAGCCCCGACCGAGCGGCGAAACGGATCGTGGATTCAGGGAGAAGTCCACGATCCCCGGGCGTACCGAATGGACGGTGTTGCGGGACACGCAGGTCTGTTCTCAACGGCTCGGGACCTGGCCCGTTTCGCGCAGGACGCTCTCGCCGGGATTCAACACGATCAAAGTCGTATTCTTAAGCAGTCGAGCTGGCTCACCATGACAGCTCCACATGTCATCGAAGGTTCCGACAAAAATGGTCAACCGACGCGGGACGTGAGGAGCCCCGGTTGGGACATTCAATCCCGCTATTCGTCGAACCGTGGTCAAGACCTCTCTGCCCGCGCTTTCGGGCACGGTGGGTTTACCGGAACGTCACTTTGGATCGATCCAGAGCAGGAGCTCTTCGTGATATTTCTGAGCAACAGATTGCATCCGAATGGGCGCGGTATGGTCAATCCCCTCGTGGGTCGGATCACCGATGTGGCGGTCAAGGCCGTCAGGCAAGGCCCGGATCGTTAA
- a CDS encoding methyltransferase yields the protein MSAVVTPDAIMQLGFGFWGSRTLLSAVELGLFTELAKGPLTLEEVRTKVGLHERGARDFLDALVALGMLTRENGKYGNTPATDLYLDRAKPGYIGGMLEMMSARLFRFWADLTDGLRTGLPQNESKHGGDLFGTLYSEPRRLEQFLSAMTGLSLGLARVLAEKFPWSEYQSFVDIGAAQGGVPVVLAQTHPHLKGTGADLPIVGPIFEKYVASHGLQDRLKFAPLDFFEQALPKADVITMGHILHDWDLPTKKMLIRKAYDALPPGGALVVCEAIIDDDRKTNAMGLLMSLNMLVETPGGFDFSGADCAGWMSEVGFKQIRVEPLSGPDSMVVGIK from the coding sequence ATGTCGGCAGTTGTGACGCCCGATGCGATTATGCAACTGGGGTTTGGTTTTTGGGGTTCCCGGACGTTGTTAAGCGCGGTGGAACTGGGACTGTTCACGGAACTGGCGAAAGGGCCGCTGACTCTGGAAGAAGTCAGGACAAAAGTCGGTCTGCACGAGCGGGGTGCACGCGACTTCCTCGACGCTCTCGTGGCGCTCGGAATGCTGACGCGCGAAAACGGCAAGTACGGAAACACGCCAGCAACGGATCTGTATCTGGACCGGGCGAAACCGGGTTACATCGGGGGCATGCTGGAAATGATGAGCGCCCGACTTTTCCGCTTTTGGGCCGATCTGACGGATGGGTTGCGGACGGGTTTACCGCAGAACGAAAGTAAGCATGGTGGCGATCTTTTCGGAACCCTCTACAGTGAACCCCGGCGACTGGAACAGTTTCTTTCGGCGATGACGGGACTCAGTCTCGGACTTGCCAGGGTCCTGGCAGAGAAATTCCCGTGGTCTGAGTACCAGTCTTTCGTCGATATCGGTGCGGCCCAGGGAGGCGTTCCCGTCGTGCTTGCTCAAACCCATCCACATCTCAAGGGGACGGGAGCCGACTTGCCAATCGTGGGACCGATTTTCGAGAAGTACGTCGCGTCTCATGGATTGCAGGACCGGCTGAAGTTCGCACCGCTCGATTTTTTCGAACAGGCCCTTCCCAAAGCAGACGTCATTACCATGGGCCATATACTCCATGATTGGGATCTGCCGACAAAGAAGATGCTGATCCGCAAGGCCTATGATGCATTGCCGCCAGGTGGGGCACTGGTCGTTTGCGAAGCGATTATCGACGACGACCGCAAGACCAACGCCATGGGACTGCTGATGAGCTTGAACATGCTGGTCGAAACTCCGGGCGGTTTCGATTTTTCAGGGGCTGACTGTGCTGGCTGGATGAGCGAAGTTGGCTTCAAACAGATTCGAGTTGAACCGCTCAGTGGCCCTGATTCGATGGTTGTCGGGATCAAGTAA
- a CDS encoding NAD-dependent deacetylase, whose amino-acid sequence MDLHESYRMAADALRNADALLIGAGAGMGVDSGLPDFRGPEGFWKAYPPFRGRPFSEMSTPHWFRSDPQLAWGFFGHRYNLYRTTTPHPGFQILQKWAKRCPLGAFVFTSNVDGQFQKSGFSPDHVVECHGSILHLQCCAPCHKEIWNVSNQTFEIDMETIRTASPLPDCPQCGRIARPNILMFGDAHWIATRSDQQYQRYIEWTAKASSRRMVIVELGAGLAIPTVRYECESHAGTLIRVNPREADVHSQGISVPTGALSALQAIDELLEAG is encoded by the coding sequence ATGGACCTGCACGAATCCTACCGAATGGCGGCAGACGCACTCCGCAATGCGGATGCTCTGTTAATTGGGGCGGGGGCAGGCATGGGAGTTGACTCCGGCTTGCCCGATTTTCGTGGCCCGGAGGGATTCTGGAAAGCCTACCCACCGTTCCGCGGCCGGCCCTTCAGCGAGATGTCGACGCCACACTGGTTTCGTTCGGATCCTCAGCTTGCCTGGGGATTCTTCGGACATCGCTACAACCTCTATCGGACCACAACTCCTCATCCTGGTTTTCAAATTCTTCAGAAGTGGGCGAAGCGATGTCCACTGGGGGCCTTCGTCTTTACCAGCAACGTCGATGGCCAGTTTCAGAAGTCCGGTTTCTCCCCCGACCATGTGGTCGAATGCCATGGCTCGATTCTTCATTTGCAATGTTGTGCACCTTGCCATAAGGAAATCTGGAATGTCTCCAACCAAACATTTGAGATCGATATGGAGACCATCAGAACGGCTTCGCCGCTGCCCGATTGCCCACAATGCGGTCGGATCGCCCGGCCCAATATTCTGATGTTTGGTGACGCTCACTGGATTGCGACACGGTCGGACCAGCAGTACCAGCGATATATCGAATGGACAGCGAAAGCATCCTCCCGCCGGATGGTGATCGTCGAACTGGGAGCGGGACTTGCCATTCCAACCGTTCGGTATGAGTGCGAGTCCCACGCGGGAACGTTAATACGGGTCAATCCTCGAGAAGCCGACGTCCACTCCCAAGGTATCTCCGTTCCCACGGGAGCATTATCGGCTCTTCAGGCAATCGATGAATTGCTTGAAGCAGGGTAG
- a CDS encoding DUF4256 domain-containing protein has product MRAVRSDKELSPEVREQLLTKLSARFEKNMHRHPGLSWDKIQKRLDENPDKLWSLNEMERTGGEPDVISHDKKTGQYLFVDCCPETPKGRTSICYDREGLESRKEHKPKHNAIDLATEMGVEILTEAQYRELQKVGNFDMKTSSWIKTPEDIRSLGGALFCDRRFGHVFVYHNGAQSYYGVRGFRAALFV; this is encoded by the coding sequence ATGCGTGCAGTTCGTTCGGACAAGGAACTTTCCCCTGAGGTACGGGAGCAACTGCTGACAAAACTCTCTGCTCGGTTTGAAAAGAACATGCATCGTCATCCCGGTCTCAGTTGGGACAAGATCCAGAAGCGGCTGGATGAAAACCCTGATAAGCTCTGGTCATTGAACGAAATGGAACGGACGGGCGGGGAACCGGATGTCATCAGCCACGACAAGAAAACCGGACAATACCTGTTTGTCGATTGCTGCCCCGAAACGCCTAAAGGCCGTACCAGCATCTGTTATGACCGCGAAGGGCTGGAGTCGCGGAAAGAACACAAGCCGAAGCACAATGCCATCGATCTGGCGACCGAAATGGGAGTCGAGATCCTGACGGAAGCCCAGTATCGTGAGCTCCAAAAGGTCGGTAATTTCGACATGAAGACCTCCAGTTGGATCAAGACCCCCGAAGATATCCGCAGCTTGGGAGGAGCCCTCTTCTGCGACCGCCGCTTCGGTCACGTTTTCGTCTATCACAACGGAGCTCAGTCCTACTATGGCGTCCGCGGCTTCCGAGCAGCACTCTTCGTCTAG